Below is a window of Yersinia kristensenii DNA.
TCTTCATATCTTATCTTAGTCAGAGTCGCTATTTTTGTATGAAACTCATAGGTACTTTTCTCTTTATCTTTTCTCAGTGCTTTAATTGCCACATTGATTATCTCCTTTTCATTAGGTAGACCTTCTCGCAAACATATTTCCTTTAGAAAATGGATGCCCGATGTAAGGGCCGTTATTTTTTCTATTACATCTTCATTAAATGAATTTTTTTTATTATTTGATTCACATCCAAAAATAATTGGTATGATTAATAAAACAAGTTTGTATT
It encodes the following:
- the gspS gene encoding type II secretion system pilot lipoprotein GspS; the encoded protein is MKTKKYKLVLLIIPIIFGCESNNKKNSFNEDVIEKITALTSGIHFLKEICLREGLPNEKEIINVAIKALRKDKEKSTYEFHTKIATLTKIRYEEIKSHKIDDKTKCHELEKILKRFINIINS